A section of the Piliocolobus tephrosceles isolate RC106 chromosome 14, ASM277652v3, whole genome shotgun sequence genome encodes:
- the IER5L gene encoding immediate early response gene 5-like protein: MECALDAQSLISISLRKIHSSRTQRGGIKLHKNLLVSYVLRNARQLYLSERYAELYRRQQQQQQQQPPHPSPGFYRGAYPAPSDFGLHCSSQTTVLDLDTHVVTTVENGYLHQDCCASAHCPCCGQGAPGPGLSSAAGCKRKYYPGQEEEEDDEEDAGELGAEPPGGAPFAPCKRARFEDFCPDSSPDASNISNLISIFGSGFSGLVSRQPDSSEQPPPLNGQLCAKQALASLGAWTRAIVAF; this comes from the exons ATGGAGTGCGCCCTGGACGCCCAGAGCCTGATCAGCATCTCCCTGCGCAAGATCCACAGCTCCCGAACCCAGCGCGGCGGCATCAAGCTGCACAAGAACCTCCTGGTGTCCTACGTGCTCCGCAACGCGCGCCAGCTCTACCTGAGCGAGCGCTACGCCGAGCTCTACCGGcgccaacagcagcagcaacagcagcagccgCCCCACC CCTCCCCCGGCTTCTACCGGGGCGCATACCCGGCCCCCTCGGACTTCGGCTTGCACTGCAGCAGCCAGACCACCGTGCTGGACCTAGACACTCACGTGGTGACCACGGTGGAGAACGGCTACTTGCACCAGGACTGCTGCGCCTCCGCCCACTGCCCCTGCTGTGGCCAGGGCGCTCCGGGACCGGGCCTGTCGTCCGCCGCCGGCTGCAAGCGCAAGTATTACCCtggccaggaggaggaggaagacgaCGAGGAGGACGCGGGCGAGCTGGGGGCCGAGCCCCCCGGGGGCGCCCCGTTCGCCCCCTGCAAGCGCGCCCGCTTCGAGGACTTCTGCCCGGACTCGTCCCCGGACGCGTCCAACATCTCAAACTTGATCTCCATCTTTGGCTCCGGCTTCTCGGGGCTCGTGAGCCGACAGCCGGACTCCTCGGAGCAGCCGCCGCCGCTCAACGGGCAACTGTGCGCCAAGCAGGCGCTCGCCAGCCTCGGCGCCTGGACTCGAGCCATTGTCGCCTTCTAG